The following are from one region of the Ornithorhynchus anatinus isolate Pmale09 chromosome X1, mOrnAna1.pri.v4, whole genome shotgun sequence genome:
- the LOC100087008 gene encoding olfactory receptor 7G3-like, with product MQRGNQTGVSEFLLLGLSSWAEQQQLLSVLFLWMYLLGILGSLFVILAISSDPQLHTPMYFFLANLSLVDVCFLSTTVPKILANLQSHSKSISYAGCLVQLYFFILFVCLDSFLLTGMAYDRYVAICHPLHYATIMSPRLCAQTIAVSWSVGSLDALLNILMVVRLSFCAENGIHHFFCDLHQVLKLSCTDTFFNEVLAYVLLVAFGVVPLTGLLFSYSHIISTILKIPSVGGRYKVFSTCGSHLSVVSLFYGTGLGIYFSPRSNQASQQGATASVLYAVVTPMLNPFIYSLRNKDMQQALRNVFCKKTLLLKPVTCPPGS from the coding sequence ATGCAGAGGGGAAACCAAACTGGTGTCTCAGAATTCCTCCTCCTGGGACTCTCCAGCtgggcagagcagcagcagcttctCTCCGTGCTGTTCCTTTGGATGTACCTGCTCGGGATCTTGGGGAGTCTGTTCGTCATCCTGGCCATCAGTTCTGACCCGCAACtgcacacccccatgtacttcttcctcgctAACCTCTCCCTGGTCGACGTCTGCTTCCTGTCCACCACGGTCCCCAAGATTCTGGCCAATCTCCAGAGCCACAGCAAATCCATTTCTTATGCTGGCTGCCTGGTGCAATTGTATTTTTTCATCCTGTTTGTATGTCTGGACAGTTTTCTCCTCACGGGGATGGCTTATGACCGTTACGTGGCCATATGCCACCCTCTTCACTATGCCACCATCATGAGCCCCCGACTCTGCGCCCAGACGATTGCGGTGTCCTGGAGTGTCGGTAGTCTTGATGCCCTCTTAAACATCTTAATGGTGGTCCGATTATCATTTTGTGCAGAAAACGGAATCCATCACTTTTTCTGTGATCTTCACCAGGTCCTAAAGCTTTCCTGTACCGACACCTTCTTTAACGAAGTCCTGGCATACGTACTCCTAGTAGCTTTTGGTGTTGTTCCCCTCACAGGTCTTCTTTTCTCTTACAGTCATATCATCTCTACCATACTGAAAATCCCATCTGTCGGGGGAAGATATAAAGTTTTCTCCACCTGTGGCTCTCACCTGTCTGTGGTCTCCTTGTTCTATGGCACCGGTTTGGGGATCTACTTCAGCCCCAGATCTAACCAAGCATCCCAGCAGGGCGCGACAGCATCTGTGTTATACGCGGTGGTCACCCCCATGCTGAATCCtttcatctacagcctgaggaacaaggACATGCAACAGGCCCTGAGGAATGTGTTCTGCAAGAAAACTCTTCTTCTGAAGCCAGTGACCTGTCCTCCTGGATCTTAG